Sequence from the Maribellus comscasis genome:
CCGAAATGATTTATTCCGATGAAATTGGAGCTCAGATTGCTGAAATGGGTTACCAGGGAATTTTAACCGAAGGCGCAAAACATATTTTGGGATGGAAAAGTCCAAATTTTATGTATGTAAATGCAATAAATCCAAGACTTAAAGTTTTAATGAGAAACTTTAAACTCAGTGATGATATCTCTTTCCGATTTTCAAATAAAGACTGGTCAGAATTTCCCTTAACCGCCGAAAAATTTGTAGGCTGGCTGGAGAGTCTGGATGCAAAAGAAGAAGTTATAAATATATTTCTGAGTTATGAATCTTTTGGCGAACGCCAACCCAAGGAAAGCGGGATATTTGATTTCTTTGAAAACCTCGCAAAAAAAATTGTTGAAAGCCCGGAACTTAAATTTGCAACTCCGTCTGAAGTAATCGAGGAGTTACAACCTGTTTCGGCGGTAAACGTTCCCCATGCCATTTCCTGGGCCGACGAAGAAAGAGACCTCACCGCATGGCTGGGAAACAACATGCAAAAAGAGGCGTTTGACAAGTTGTATGAACTCAGAAAAAGAGTGGAAAAATGTAAAAACGAAGAAATAATAAAAGACTGGAACTATCTTCAGGTTAGCGACCACTTCTATTACATGTCTACAAAATATTATTCTCACGGAACAAAATCAAATCAATTCAACCCTTTCGACACTCCTTACGAGGCTTTTATTAATTATATGAACGTACTGAGTGATTTTAAAATTCGACTTAATTCTGTTGTTCCGGAAAACGAAGTTGAAAATGAAATTGCATCATTACACAAAATTATTGACGAAAAAGAGAAAAAAATAAAAAAAATGGAGGCCGATATACAGAGGCTAAGAAAGGGAAGAAAAAGAAAATCCTGAAATATTTCAAACAAGTTTTTGAATTTGCAGTTTTAGTATCAGGTTAATTTACAATCGATTTTTTATTGTATGTAATATTAAAAACTATTTTTGCAGATTCATTTTTAGTAAGTTATAGTAAGATTAGAAAATTATGAATTCAGAAGGTGTAAGATTTATACAGAAGCCGGTTGTTGAACAGCCGGTCTGGAAAAGAATAATCGTAGAATCGAGCCTGCCGGAAAGTTTAAATCCACTTCGTGTTTTATCTAAAAACCTTTGGTGGGTTTGGAATAACGAAGCGCGCGAACTATTTCAATATATCGACCAGGAAATTTGGGAAGAATGTGCTCACAATCCAATTGTTCTTCTAGATGAAGTGAGTTATAACCGCTTCAAAGAGCTGGAAAATGACGAAATATTTGTATCAAAGATGCACCATGTTTATGGTAAATTCAATCAATATCTCGAAGAAAGAAATCATCTTGAAGGACCACAGGTTGCCTATTTCAGCATGGAATACGGGTTACACGACAGTCTGAAAATTTTCTCAGGGGGTCTTGGTATTCTGGCCGGCGACTATTTAAAAGAAGCCAGCGACGCCAAAGTAAACCTCGTTGCTGTCGGTCTCCTTTACAGATACGGTTATTTTAAACAAACCCTGAACCTGCATGGCGAACAAATGGCAAATTATGAGGCTCAGCAATTCTCTAAAATACCCGTTCAACCCGCTCTGGATGCAGAAGGCAACTGGATAGAAGTTTATGTAGAATATCCCGGAAGAACCCTTGTAGCCAAGGTATGGCAGGTAAATATCGGTTCTGTAAAACTGTATTTGCTCGATGCTGATCATCACGAGAACCCGGCAGAACAAGACCGTTCAGTTACCCATCATTTGTATGGTGGCGACAACGAAAACAGGTTAAAGCAGGAAATGCTGCTCGGACTTGGTGGAATAAGAGCACTTCAAAAGCTGGGATACAATTCTGATATTTACCATTGCAATGAAGGACACGCCGCGTTTATTGGTATTGAAAGAATTGCCGACTATATAAAAAATACAGGGCTTTCATTTGAAGAAGCAAAAGAAGTGGTGCGTGCATCAACCATCTTTACTACGCATACACCTGTGCCCGCCGGCCACGACTCATTTCACAAGGACATGTTCAGGCATTACATGAATCACGTTCCACCCAAAATCGGTTTGGAATGGAATGAGTTTGAAATGCTTGGCAAAGCTTCCGAATATGAAGACCATTTTAACATGAGTTTCCTGGCAAGTAACCTTTCACAAGGTATTAACGGTGTGAGCATGTTACACGGTGAAGTTAGTAAAACTGTTCTAAAAGATTTATATCAGGGATTTTTGGAAGAAGAGCTCGAAATCGGCTACGTGACCAACGGCGTTCATTATTCAACATGGACTGCCCCGGAATGGAAAGAAATCCATAAAAAATATTTTGGCGAAGAGTTCCCTGCCAATCAACTCGACTTTGAGATTTGGAATAATATTTACCAGGTTCCGGATAATGAAATATGGCAAATACGAAAAGCCCTTCGTTTAAAGCTAATTAACTACATTAAACAAAGATTTGCCGACAACTGGATTAAAAGGAATGAAAATCCAAAGTTAATTAACGATGTAATGGGCAAATTAAATCCAAATGCGTTGACAATTGGTTTTGCCCGCCGGTTTGCAACCTATAAAAGAGGTTATCTTCTTTTTAGAAACCTGGAACGACTGGCCGGGATTGTAAACAATCCTGATCGTCCGGTACAATTTATTTTTGCAGGCAAAGCGCATCCGGCTGATAAAGCCGGGCAGGATTTAATCAAACATATTGTTGAGATTTCCAAACGCCCTGAATTCAGAGGAAAAATTCTATTTGTCCAGAATTATGATATTAACCTCGCCAAAATGCTCCTGCAGGGTGTCGATGTTTGGTTAAACACTCCCACCCGTCCGCTTGAAGCTTCAGGGACAAGCGGCGAAAAAGGAGTAATGAACGGAACCCTCCACTTTTCAGTTCTCGATGGCTGGTGGGTCGAAGGCTACCAAAAAGACGCCGGCTGGGCACTTCCGGCAGAGCGAACCTACGATGTGCAGGATTTTCAAGATGAACTGGACGCGGAAACCATTTATTCCATTCTTGAAGACGAAGTTATCGAGGCATACTATGATCGCAACCACGAAGACATTCCTGAGAAATGGACTGGATTTATCAAAAATACAATCGCCCGGGTTGCGCCTAATTTTACAACAGGAAGAATGATAAAAGACTATCAGGAAAGATATTACAATCCACAATTCCAACGTAGCCAGTTTGTAACGAACAATGGGTTCAAAATGGCCAAAGAAATGGCCGCCTGGAAATTTAATGTTAGTTCAGCCTGGAAAAATCTGGAAGTAAAAAGTATTGAAATTCCCGATGGCATTACCAATAAAATGAGCATAGGAAAAGAGTACCCTATAGTTGTAAAAGTAGATATCAAAAATCTTTCGAGTGAAGATGTCAGACTCGAGTTAATAATAACCGAAAACGAAGGAAGCGAAACTCCAAAGATTACGGATATCATTGAATTTGAAAACCTGGGCTGCGAAAACAGCATTTGTACTTTCAAATATAATCTTCATCCAAATCATCCAGGCTCATTCAATTATGGATTCCGTTTGTTACCAAAAAACCGGAATCTTCCACACAAACAGGATTTTGGATATGTTAAATGGATTTAAAAACAATCGTTGACGACGTAATAAAAGAGGCTGTTTATACAATAGCCTCTTTTCATTTTATATATTCGTTTTCATTTTTAAATCAAAGGTTTAAATTTGCAATCAATTCATTCTTGTAATAACAGAATGTGTTTATTAAGAACAGCAGCAATAAATCAATTTCCGGGGATTTTACTGGTTGGATCCCGCACAAACTTTGAAAACTATAAATTCTTTTTGAAATGAATTCGAAAAATAAAATCGGAAAAAAAATCAAAGCCTTTCGCGAATTTCGTCAGGTAAGCCGTGAAGATCTGGCCTTAAAAGCAAATCTGGATCCTAAACAACTTGAGTATATTGAGGAAAAAGGAACCGTTCCATCATTGGGACATTTAATAAAAATTACAAGGGCACTTGGAGTTCGAATCGGTACTTTCCTTGATGATCTGGATCATGTGGGTCCGGTTGTTGTTCGGGCTGGAGAAGAAAAATCGACTTTAAGCTTTTCGACCAAAGATAAAAAAACCAGAGAGCATCTAAATTTTTACTCGCTCGCCCCCGATAAAACAGGCCGGCATATGGAGCCTTTTATGGTTGAAATAGAGCCTGCGAACGAGTCTGACTATAAATTATCTTCTCATGAAGGGGAAGAATTTATCTACGTTCTGGAGGGAGCGATTGAAATAAATTACGGAAAAAATATTTACCGGTTGAATAAAGGAGACAGTATTTATCTCGATTCAATTGTTGCGCACAATGTTCATGCAGCGGGTGAAAAAGCTGCAAAAATAATGGCGGTTATCTATTATCCTGTTTAAATTAATATCTAAAATAAACTGAACCAAGGAGCAAATGCAGCTAATCGATTACACCTTAGGCGAAATTCTGGAAAAATGGGCACTTGAAACTCCGGATAAAGAATTTATGATTTACCCTGACAGAAATTTAAGATTTACCTATCAGGAATTTAATGAACGTGTCGATAACCTGGCAAAAGGACTTTTATATATTGGAATAAAACCCGGAGACAAAGTTGGAATCTGGGCTAAAAATATACCCGACTGGACAACTTTTATGTATGCCACGGCAAAAATCGGAGCTGTTTTGGTAACCATTAATACAAGTTATAAATTAGCTGAACTGGAGTATTTATTGAATAATGCTGACATCAATACGCTATGTCTGGCCGACGGATACAGAGACAGCGATTTTGTAGAAATGATATTTAATCTTGTCCCGGAGCTGAAAGAACACGCCAGAGGAGAATTGGTTTCAAAAAAATTTCCCGAACTAAAAAACGTCATTTTTATCGGTCAGGAGAAACATCGCGGAATGTTTAACACCTCGGAATTAATATTGCTGGGAAATCATGTTGACGATATTGAACTTGAAAGTGCAAAAGAAACGGTTCAATGTCACGATGTTGCAAATATGCAATATACATCCGGCACTACAGGATTTCCAAAGGGAGTTATGCTTTCGCATCATAATATTTTAAATAACGGACTTGCAACCGGCCAATGTATGAACTATACAGCCGATGAAAAGCTATTGGTTTGTGTTCCTTTATTTCACTGTTTTGGTTGTGTTCTTGCTGTTTGTGCGGTTATAACTCATGGTGCAACAATGGTTTTTACAGAAGAGTTTGATCCCTTAATGGTACTGGCCTCGGTGCAAAAAGAAAAATGCACAGCTTTATACGGAGTGCCTACCATGTTTATCGCTGAATTACATCACCCGATGTTTGATATGTTCGACTTGTCATCATTGCGAACAGGAATTATGGCTGGTGCACTGTGTCCGATTGAAACAATGAACCAGGTAATGACAAAAATGTATATGAAAGATATCATTATTGTCTACGGATTAACAGAATCTTCTCCGGGAATGACAGCTACACGAACTCATAATTCACCTGAAGTAAGATCAACAACGGTTGGATATGAGTTTCCAAATGTTGAAGTAAAAATTGTTGATCCGGAAACAGGAGCTGAATGCCCGTTTGAAACACAGGGTGAAATTTGTTGTCGCGGTTACAATGTAATGAAAGGATATTATAATAATCCGGAGGCAACCAGAGATGTTATTGACAATGAAGGTTGGCTCCATTCCGGTGACTTGGCTGTAAAAACAAAAGACGGATTTTACAGAATAACAGGCCGAATCAAGGACATGATTATACGGGGTGGCGAAAATATTTATCCCCGGGAAATTGAAAACTACCTTTACCGAATGCCACAGATTGAGGCAGTGGAAGTCGCTGGTGTTCCCAGCCCAAAATATGGAGAACAAATTGGGGCGTTTATTAAAATAAAAAAGGATTCCTCATTAACAGAAGAGGAAGTGAGAGATTTTTGCAGAGGTCAGATAGCCCGTTATAAAACACCAAAATATATCTTTTTTGTCGATGAATTTCCAATGACTGCAAGTGGTAAAATTCAAAAATACAAATTAAGCGAACAAAGTATAGAAATGTGCCAAAGGACGGGAATTGAAATCATTTAACACATATAAAACGACACCAACGTTAACTCAGTGTTAAAAATGATAATTCTCTTATAAAAATCAAAAAAAAACAATAAAAAATCCCGCTTTTAAATTGAAAGTTTTCTGCATTCCTATATTTATTTCTTTTACAAAATTTGTTGTAAATATTTCTTATTTTCAATAAAAGCTTTGTCTTTGATTAAACCAGTATTTTGGTGCACTCTAACGATTTTAAATTCCTAATTTTTATCAGGTTTTAAATTTAAATTTCACCTCTATTTTGTATCAGTTATTTGAATAATGTAAGCCTTTCCCCTATAAAAGGCGAAACATAAGTTTTAAATTAACCGATTTTACCAATCTATGAAGGGTAAAAATATAGACAGCGCAGATTTTTAAGCCATTTGTCAGACACAAATGGCTTTTTTTATTTTTCTATAACACCTATCTTTAGAAAATCAGAAATGTTACGATAACTATAAACTTTTTTGTTTCCGGATAGAAAAAACTAAACTGTAAATGAAAAAATACAAAAGAATACTATTAAAGCTAAGCGGCGAGTCGCTAATGGGAGAACAAAATTATGGAATCGACAGTTCCCGTTTAAACGATTATGCAGAACAAATTGCGGAATTGTCAAAGTCCGGAATTGAAATTGGAATTGTTATTGGCGGAGGAAATATTTTCAGGGGACTAAGTGGAGCGGCCAAAGGTTTTGACAGAGTAAACGGAGATCAGATGGGAATGCTGGCCACAACAATTAATAGCCTGGCCCTTAATTCCGCATTAAAGAATCAGGGTATAAAATCAAAAATGCTTACCGCTATAAGAATGGAACCTGTTGGGGAATACTACTCAAAAGGGAAAGCTGTGGAAGCCCTTGCAAATGGAGAAGTAGTTATTATTTCCGGGGGAACCGGCAACCCTTATTTTACCACAGATACAGCAAGTGCTCTGCGAGGAATTGAAATAGAAGCCGATATTATGCTAAAAGGTACGCGTGTTGATGGAATTTATTCTGCAGACCCGGAAAAATTTCCCGATGCGACAAAATATGAAAAAATAAGTTTCGATGAAATTTATAAAAAGAATCTAAAAATTATGGATTTAACCGCAACCACTTTATGTAAGGAAAACAATTTGCCGGTTATGGTATTTAATATGGATAAGAAGGGAAATTTAGCAAAGGTGCTTAACGGAGAAAACATTGGAACTATTGTTTATAATTGACATTTTTTCAACCTTTTTAGAATAAATTAAGTAAAAAATTTTCACGTATTTATATTTTTTCTATATTTGCTAACAGTCCATGGTTGGAAACTCAGGCTTAATTCAATGCACGAAGAAGTAGAATTAGTTTTAGACGATTGTAAAGAAAGAATGGGGGCTGCAATAGAGCACCTTGAGAAAGAGTTACTACACATTAGGGCTGGCAAAGCGTCTCCAGCTATGCTGGATGGAGTACTGGTAGAATATTACGGAAGTATGGCTCCGCTTAATCAGGTTTCGAACATAAGTACTCCTGATGCAAGAACGGTAGCCATTCAACCTTGGGAAAAAGGTTTGATTCCTGTTATAGAAAAAGCTATATTAGCGGCAAATTTGGGTTTTAATCCAGATAATAACGGTGAAATCATTCGGATTAATATTCCTGCGCTCACTGAAGAAAGGAGAAAATCGCTTGTAAAACAAGTGCATCAGGAAGGAGAAAATGCAAAAGTGAGCATAAGGACAGCAAGAAAAGACGCCAATGACATGTTGAAGAAGTTGTTAAAGGACGGACTGTCTGAAGATATGGAAAAAGATGCGGAAACAGACGTTCAAAAATTAACTGACAACTTTGGAAAAGAAGTAGATGACTTAGTTAATACTAAGGAAAAAGATATTATGACTATTTGATTGTTTCTAGTTTTCTGTTTTCTGAACATTGTTTAATTGTTTTCATGGCTTTGAGGCAGCTTGTAGAAGCTGCCTTTTTTTTGTCTTGTCTGACCACCTTACCAAAACAAAAACCTGCCAAAACTGACAGGTTCTTCACTCACTTTCAATAATTAAAAACCGGTTACTTTTTCTTTTTACGAAGAAGTAAAAACGCAACAACCGCAATTACAACCACAGCTACAATTACGATTACTATTGTATTTGAACCAGAAGTTTGCTCTGCACCAGCCAATACGTCCTGCTGCATATATGAGCTGTCCTGAGAACTAAGATTGTCAATATAAGTACCATCGTCCTGAGCCAAAAGATTTGGCATCTTTAACAATACAAGAATTACAAATGCTGATAAGTTTTTTAACAATTTCATACTTTCATTTTTTTAGTTTATATCTAATTTATCTTTAACCTCTTGCAATAATAACTTTGCTGGCTTATACCGCCTGTTAATCTGAATTAGCTCTTCCAATTTTGCGTATGAAGCACGAAAATTATTTTCATTATATAATTTCTGCGCTTCCAAAAGATAAAATGGTTCGTATAAGGGATAAATTTCACGACCTTTTTGAACATATTTATTAAAATTTTCCAAATCGTCTTTCAAAAGGTATATTTTAGCAAGTTGCACCATTAACCATACATTTTGCGGATCTTCATCCAACGAATAAATTAATTCATGTTCTGCATCAAAGTAATTTCCATTTTCAAGTTCAACAATTCCCTGATAATCACCTTTACTTTTTCTTATTAACAAAACAGCAATCGGATTTCCTTTGTGATAAAATGTTTTTAAGGCTGTTGTGGATTGCCATTTGTCGTTTTTTAACAAATACGGGTGAATATAATTTACACCGAAAATACCGTAATCCCAGTCGTAAGAACTTCTCTCCAGATACTTCACATATCGATATGTTACATTTGGCAAATCATCAAAATAATTTGAAAGATTACAATTTGAAGCAACGATGATCTTATTCTCACCAGTCATTTCTTTCAGCAAACCAGCCGGTTCTTTTAATCCGTGAAAGTAGTAATCATACTCATAATTACTCCATGCACTTTTATTACCACCCGAAAAAGAATTAAAATAAATGTAGTCAACGGGGAACGTTTTTGCCTGATGACTAAAAGGCATTAACATCAGCAAAAAAAATAATATTGTTCCGGCGTACCTGTAAGCAGGTTTTATGCTGAGCTTAAAAAACCGGTGGATTCCGAGAGATGAAATAATTGCCAAAGGAGGCAAAACAAAAAATAACTGCCGAACACCACTGTATAAATTTGATTTGATAAGCAACACATAAACGATGGGGAAAAGAAAACTAAAAATCAAAAACGATTCATATAAAAACCCTTGAACATTCTGCCGCAAACCCGATTTAAATAGTAAGAACAGGTAGGTAAAAAAACCAAGAAATACAAACTCAGGTGTAGAAATCAGAAGCCATTTGGGCCAGTAATACCAGGGTAACTGAGTACTCCAAATAACATCGCCTTCAAAAATCTGACGGATACTAACTTTGTAGTGTTCCATTACACCCAGACTTTCTAGCGGATTCTTTAAAACATTTTGTAAGGCATAGGGCCAGAACAATAATCCAGCAAAGTAGCCAATTATAATGATTACAATTAACTGGCCCGTTAGCCTGACAAAACAAGGTCTAGTTGAAACTATATGTTTAAGTTCAAAAGGCTTCAAAACAAAATACAGTACACCAAAAAGTCCGAGGTAGCCAAACAAAATTAATCCGCCAATCCGGACAGAGCAGGTAAAAGCAATAGCTGCTCCTAGTAAAATTGCCGTTTCCCATTTAGGTTTTGGTAATTCCATCAAATATCTAACAATCATATATACACCTGCAATATAACCTGTCGCAAAGGGTATATCTTTTAAGTTTCCAAATGCTTGTCCAAACAGCCGGGGCATAAAAACCAACACCAAAACGGTCACACTTGAAATCCAGTAAGAATTTGTTAACTGATGTGAAACCAAACCGGAAAAAAAACACAACAACAAGAAAAAAAAAGCCCCCGTATAATGCCGTACCAGAAACTCATTCTCAAAATGAAATACTCTATTTACCAGTGCAGTATAGTTATCTACTGACTGGCCATAGTATTTCAGATTTGTAATCGGAGTATCCAGACACGATTTATCTTTACCTCCAGTAAAATACCAGTCGACAACTTTTTTTGCATGCGGGTAATGCAACTGTTCATCAACATTTACCGCTGCCCCCGGAGTCAATATGCCTAAAACCACCGCAACTATAAGCAAAATGGCAAAAAAAACATTCTTCGACTGGACTATATTTAACTCCTTATTCATAAAACTCTTTTACAAAATATATGGGTCGGTTTTGCACTTCTTTAAAAATCCGAAATATATACTCGCCAATGATTCCCAAAAAAGTCAACTGAACTGATCCAAAAAAACTAATTGCCAAAAATGTTGAAGACCATCCTGTTGGAGCAAACCCAAGAAATTTTGAAGCCACTGTGTAAATTATTGCGCCCAGAAATACAACGATTCCAACTAATCCGAGATACAAACAAACTTTAATTGGCCATTTTGAGAAAGAATAAATAGCATCGGCTGCCAGTGCAAAAAGCTTTTTTCTGCTCATTTTGGCTTTGCCTCCCAACCTGTCCGGACGCTCAAACAAAATAATGTCTTGTTTAAACCCGATAAAACTTCTGATACCTGGTAAATATCTGTTTCGTTCGGCAAATTTCAGAATTGCCTGATGGGCGTTCCTTTTCATTATGCAAAAATTCCCGGCATTGGAAATTTGCTTTTCTTCTGTAATGCTGCTAAATATCTTATGAAAAATATTGATATATAACTTTTTGGAAAAACGCTCATTTCGGCTTTCGCGCACCGCAGTAACAATATCAACATTTGTTTCTATTATCTTATTATATAAATCCGGAATCATCTCAGGAGGATCCTGAAAATCGCCATCCATCATAATAACATATTCGCCGTTTGCGTGTTCCAGTCCAGCCGTAAGAGCTGCCTGTAAACCAAAATTTCTTGAAAGGGAAACAACTTTTAATTGTTTGTTATTCTTTTTGAATTCCAACAATTTTAAAAGAGTAGAATCGGTACTTCCGTCGTCGACACATACCACCTCAAACGAGTCGCTCAAAGACTTCAAATTTAAAAATACCTCTTCCAGTAAACGGTTTACTAACACGTTTTCATTATAAAGCGGTATGACAACAGAAATCATTTCTCCATATTTAAGCTTTATGTTGGATGCCCGGAACGGGAACCGGGAATTCCATATCCACCGGGCCCATCACATATTCTTCAGGGCCTAATCTTTCTGTGGAATTCATCATTTCCTCCCATTCTACTTTTCTCCCGGTATACGCAGCAGTCCTTCCCATTATCGCTGTCAGTGTTGAAATTGCAGTTCTTTCAGCTTCAACAACCGGTGTATTTGTACGAATGGCAGTTACCAAATGTATATGTTCCTGTATGTAAGGAGAAATTTTCACAACCTCAGTAGAATTACCATCTTTGTTTTTGGGATATTCGTATTGCCATTTAACAGAACCATCCAGGTTGTAGACAGTGTTTACACAGTTTGTATAACCTTCTGTTCCCATAATCAGTTCCCCCAGCGAGTTAGCACATCCATCAACCTGACGTGACATACTATGTGAAAAAACACCATTCCCAAAATCGAAGTCAATACTAAAAAAGTCGTATTGGTCTCCGGTTAACCGATGAGCTCTGCCGCCAAACCCGATAGCTTCTTCCGGATGTTTTCCAAGAAACCAGTTTACAACATCGATGTTATGCACATGCGTATCCAGAATATGGTCTCCACACAACCAGCAGAAATTATTCCAGTTTCTGAGCATGTACTCCATATCGCTCCAACCTTCCTCCCTTGTTCGGAACCATACATGCGATTGCAACCACATCGCTTTTGCAGAAAGAGGCTCTCCTATCGCCCCTGAAGCGACTTGTTTGTATGTTTCAACATAATCCCGCTGGTGACGACGCTGGGTTCCTGTAATCACAGTCAAGCCCATATTCTCTGCCTTTCTGGATGTAGCAATTATTTGCCGGGCTCCAACCGGATCAACACAAACTGGTTTTTCAAGAAATACATTCTTTTTCGCCTGTACACAAGCGTCAAAATGTTCGGGCCTGAAATGTGGCGGCGTAGCCAGTATTACAACATCCACGTCAACCTCCAGGAGTTTCTTATATGCGTCAAATCCCCAAAAACAATTGTTTTCAGGCACTTCTACTTTTTGTTTCTGAAGTTTGCTCCGGCAATCCCATACCTTATCTTCAAATACATCGGCCAGGGCAACTAACTCCAAATTATCTCCGGCGGCCAAAAAATTTAACGCTGCTCCGGTTCCCCGGTTTCCACAACCGACTAAACCTGCCCGTAAAGTTTTACCATCAGGAGCTTTATCCAGCAGAGGGGGAAATTCATA
This genomic interval carries:
- a CDS encoding glycoside hydrolase family 57 protein, with amino-acid sequence MKSVCLFFQVHQPFRHRRYRFFDIGNDHYYYDDYSNETIMRKVAEKSYLPTNKLLLNLADKLEGKFKVSFSITGLALEQFDLYAPEVIDSFKDLSKTGCIEFLSETYSHSLSSLKDKHIFKKQVKLHDEHIFALFGHRPRVFRNTEMIYSDEIGAQIAEMGYQGILTEGAKHILGWKSPNFMYVNAINPRLKVLMRNFKLSDDISFRFSNKDWSEFPLTAEKFVGWLESLDAKEEVINIFLSYESFGERQPKESGIFDFFENLAKKIVESPELKFATPSEVIEELQPVSAVNVPHAISWADEERDLTAWLGNNMQKEAFDKLYELRKRVEKCKNEEIIKDWNYLQVSDHFYYMSTKYYSHGTKSNQFNPFDTPYEAFINYMNVLSDFKIRLNSVVPENEVENEIASLHKIIDEKEKKIKKMEADIQRLRKGRKRKS
- the glgP gene encoding alpha-glucan family phosphorylase, with the translated sequence MNSEGVRFIQKPVVEQPVWKRIIVESSLPESLNPLRVLSKNLWWVWNNEARELFQYIDQEIWEECAHNPIVLLDEVSYNRFKELENDEIFVSKMHHVYGKFNQYLEERNHLEGPQVAYFSMEYGLHDSLKIFSGGLGILAGDYLKEASDAKVNLVAVGLLYRYGYFKQTLNLHGEQMANYEAQQFSKIPVQPALDAEGNWIEVYVEYPGRTLVAKVWQVNIGSVKLYLLDADHHENPAEQDRSVTHHLYGGDNENRLKQEMLLGLGGIRALQKLGYNSDIYHCNEGHAAFIGIERIADYIKNTGLSFEEAKEVVRASTIFTTHTPVPAGHDSFHKDMFRHYMNHVPPKIGLEWNEFEMLGKASEYEDHFNMSFLASNLSQGINGVSMLHGEVSKTVLKDLYQGFLEEELEIGYVTNGVHYSTWTAPEWKEIHKKYFGEEFPANQLDFEIWNNIYQVPDNEIWQIRKALRLKLINYIKQRFADNWIKRNENPKLINDVMGKLNPNALTIGFARRFATYKRGYLLFRNLERLAGIVNNPDRPVQFIFAGKAHPADKAGQDLIKHIVEISKRPEFRGKILFVQNYDINLAKMLLQGVDVWLNTPTRPLEASGTSGEKGVMNGTLHFSVLDGWWVEGYQKDAGWALPAERTYDVQDFQDELDAETIYSILEDEVIEAYYDRNHEDIPEKWTGFIKNTIARVAPNFTTGRMIKDYQERYYNPQFQRSQFVTNNGFKMAKEMAAWKFNVSSAWKNLEVKSIEIPDGITNKMSIGKEYPIVVKVDIKNLSSEDVRLELIITENEGSETPKITDIIEFENLGCENSICTFKYNLHPNHPGSFNYGFRLLPKNRNLPHKQDFGYVKWI
- a CDS encoding helix-turn-helix domain-containing protein; this encodes MNSKNKIGKKIKAFREFRQVSREDLALKANLDPKQLEYIEEKGTVPSLGHLIKITRALGVRIGTFLDDLDHVGPVVVRAGEEKSTLSFSTKDKKTREHLNFYSLAPDKTGRHMEPFMVEIEPANESDYKLSSHEGEEFIYVLEGAIEINYGKNIYRLNKGDSIYLDSIVAHNVHAAGEKAAKIMAVIYYPV
- a CDS encoding AMP-binding protein; this encodes MQLIDYTLGEILEKWALETPDKEFMIYPDRNLRFTYQEFNERVDNLAKGLLYIGIKPGDKVGIWAKNIPDWTTFMYATAKIGAVLVTINTSYKLAELEYLLNNADINTLCLADGYRDSDFVEMIFNLVPELKEHARGELVSKKFPELKNVIFIGQEKHRGMFNTSELILLGNHVDDIELESAKETVQCHDVANMQYTSGTTGFPKGVMLSHHNILNNGLATGQCMNYTADEKLLVCVPLFHCFGCVLAVCAVITHGATMVFTEEFDPLMVLASVQKEKCTALYGVPTMFIAELHHPMFDMFDLSSLRTGIMAGALCPIETMNQVMTKMYMKDIIIVYGLTESSPGMTATRTHNSPEVRSTTVGYEFPNVEVKIVDPETGAECPFETQGEICCRGYNVMKGYYNNPEATRDVIDNEGWLHSGDLAVKTKDGFYRITGRIKDMIIRGGENIYPREIENYLYRMPQIEAVEVAGVPSPKYGEQIGAFIKIKKDSSLTEEEVRDFCRGQIARYKTPKYIFFVDEFPMTASGKIQKYKLSEQSIEMCQRTGIEII
- the pyrH gene encoding UMP kinase; its protein translation is MKKYKRILLKLSGESLMGEQNYGIDSSRLNDYAEQIAELSKSGIEIGIVIGGGNIFRGLSGAAKGFDRVNGDQMGMLATTINSLALNSALKNQGIKSKMLTAIRMEPVGEYYSKGKAVEALANGEVVIISGGTGNPYFTTDTASALRGIEIEADIMLKGTRVDGIYSADPEKFPDATKYEKISFDEIYKKNLKIMDLTATTLCKENNLPVMVFNMDKKGNLAKVLNGENIGTIVYN
- the frr gene encoding ribosome recycling factor → MHEEVELVLDDCKERMGAAIEHLEKELLHIRAGKASPAMLDGVLVEYYGSMAPLNQVSNISTPDARTVAIQPWEKGLIPVIEKAILAANLGFNPDNNGEIIRINIPALTEERRKSLVKQVHQEGENAKVSIRTARKDANDMLKKLLKDGLSEDMEKDAETDVQKLTDNFGKEVDDLVNTKEKDIMTI
- a CDS encoding LPXTG cell wall anchor domain-containing protein, encoding MKLLKNLSAFVILVLLKMPNLLAQDDGTYIDNLSSQDSSYMQQDVLAGAEQTSGSNTIVIVIVAVVVIAVVAFLLLRKKKK